The proteins below come from a single Caulobacter flavus genomic window:
- a CDS encoding PaaI family thioesterase: protein MNQTQITLADQIAPGLSGIEQLKAMIAAGGRPPMGETLAFSLTGAGDGWALFEGLPGRHAYNPIGTVHGGYAAALLDSACGCAVHSKLKSGQGYTTLELKVSYHRPLTDKTGPVRAEGRVVTFGRRAAFAEASLKTAGPCV, encoded by the coding sequence ATGAACCAGACGCAAATCACCCTGGCCGACCAGATCGCCCCCGGCCTGAGCGGCATCGAGCAACTCAAGGCGATGATCGCCGCCGGCGGACGCCCGCCGATGGGCGAAACCCTGGCCTTCTCGCTGACCGGCGCAGGCGATGGCTGGGCGCTCTTCGAAGGCCTCCCCGGCCGACACGCCTACAATCCGATCGGCACGGTGCACGGCGGCTATGCCGCCGCCCTGCTAGACTCGGCCTGCGGATGCGCCGTCCACTCCAAACTAAAGTCGGGCCAGGGCTATACGACGCTCGAGCTCAAGGTGTCCTATCACCGTCCCCTGACCGACAAGACCGGTCCGGTCAGGGCCGAAGGACGCGTCGTCACCTTCGGCCGACGCGCGGCCTTCGCCGAAGCCAGCCTCAAGACAGCCGGACCTTGCGTGTGA
- a CDS encoding DUF1697 domain-containing protein — MSLHIALLRGVNAAGGRLITADELTGLLADLGHTQVRMGPKVGDLVFESRERTGAELQTQIETELLARLGLRTDVYVRTAEAWRALVAANPFPDFAAADPGWLMTLFCKDTPDKKAMGALRAAIRGTEQARAESRQIYAIYPDGVGGSRLTTSLVEKTLGTRITGRTWTAVLALAEMLEPA, encoded by the coding sequence ATGTCCCTCCACATCGCCCTGCTGCGCGGCGTAAACGCCGCCGGTGGTCGTCTGATCACCGCCGACGAACTGACCGGCCTGCTGGCCGATCTCGGCCACACTCAAGTCCGCATGGGCCCCAAGGTCGGTGATCTGGTGTTCGAGAGCCGCGAGCGCACCGGCGCGGAACTTCAGACCCAGATCGAAACCGAGCTGCTGGCGCGGCTGGGCCTGCGCACCGATGTCTATGTCCGCACCGCCGAGGCCTGGCGGGCCCTGGTCGCGGCCAACCCGTTCCCGGACTTCGCGGCCGCCGATCCGGGCTGGCTGATGACGCTGTTCTGCAAGGACACCCCCGACAAGAAGGCCATGGGCGCCCTGCGCGCGGCGATCCGCGGAACCGAGCAGGCTCGGGCCGAAAGCCGCCAGATCTATGCGATCTATCCCGACGGCGTCGGCGGCTCGAGACTGACCACCAGTCTGGTCGAGAAGACCCTCGGCACGCGGATCACGGGACGTACCTGGACGGCGGTGCTGGCGCTCGCCGAGATGCTCGAGCCGGCCTAG
- a CDS encoding coniferyl aldehyde dehydrogenase, whose translation MNAPANLGQEAAKAGLELVLQRQKAAHLRDGVPPVERRIDWLNRCIALLVDHEAQIAQAVGDDFGVRSKDATALTDVAGSIGPLKHARDHVRKWMKTEKRRTTPALLGLFGAKAEVRWQPKGVVGVISPWNFPVNLTFAPLAGVLSAGNRAMIKPSEYTPATSELLKAMFAKAFDEDEIAVVTGGPEIGQAFAGLAFDHLLFTGATSVARHVMRAAAENLVPVTLELGGKSPVILSRGADLDTAAARVMAGKTLNAGQICLAPDYVLAPAEDVDRFVEAARAAVARSFPTLKDNHDYTALVAQRHYDRVKDYVDDAKAKGGKVVELNPAGEDFSQQQHRKIPPTLILKPTDDMAVMQEEIFGPLLPVKAYDRIEDAIDYVNGRDRPLALYWFGTDEAERERVLAATTSGGATVNDVIFHVAQEDLPFGGVGPAGMGAYHGHDGFREFSHRKAVFHQLKKDIGPMLALRPPYGEGIRKYLAGQIKR comes from the coding sequence ATGAACGCCCCCGCCAATCTCGGCCAGGAGGCCGCCAAGGCCGGCCTCGAGCTCGTGCTTCAGCGACAGAAGGCCGCGCATCTGCGCGACGGCGTGCCGCCTGTGGAGCGCCGGATCGACTGGCTGAACCGCTGCATCGCGCTGCTGGTCGACCACGAGGCTCAGATCGCCCAGGCGGTCGGCGACGACTTCGGCGTGCGCTCCAAGGACGCCACGGCCCTGACCGACGTGGCCGGGTCGATCGGGCCGCTCAAGCACGCGCGCGACCACGTTCGCAAATGGATGAAGACCGAGAAGCGCCGCACGACGCCGGCCCTGCTGGGACTGTTCGGCGCCAAGGCCGAGGTGCGCTGGCAGCCCAAGGGCGTGGTCGGTGTGATCAGCCCGTGGAACTTCCCGGTCAACCTGACCTTCGCGCCGCTGGCCGGCGTGCTGTCGGCCGGCAACCGCGCGATGATCAAGCCGTCGGAATACACGCCGGCTACCTCGGAGCTGCTGAAGGCCATGTTCGCCAAGGCCTTCGACGAGGACGAGATCGCGGTCGTCACCGGCGGGCCCGAGATCGGCCAGGCCTTCGCTGGCCTGGCCTTCGACCACCTGCTGTTCACCGGCGCGACCTCGGTGGCCAGGCACGTGATGCGGGCGGCCGCCGAAAACCTGGTGCCGGTGACGCTGGAACTGGGCGGCAAGAGCCCGGTGATCCTGTCGCGCGGCGCGGACCTCGACACCGCCGCGGCGCGGGTGATGGCCGGCAAGACCCTGAACGCCGGCCAGATCTGCCTGGCCCCCGACTACGTGCTGGCGCCGGCCGAGGACGTGGACCGCTTCGTCGAGGCCGCCCGCGCCGCCGTGGCCCGCAGCTTCCCGACCCTGAAGGACAATCACGACTACACCGCCCTGGTGGCCCAGCGGCACTACGACCGGGTCAAGGACTATGTCGACGACGCCAAGGCCAAGGGCGGCAAGGTGGTCGAGCTCAATCCGGCCGGAGAGGACTTCTCCCAGCAGCAGCACCGCAAGATCCCGCCGACCCTGATCCTCAAGCCCACCGACGACATGGCGGTGATGCAGGAGGAGATCTTCGGTCCGTTGCTGCCGGTGAAGGCCTACGACCGCATCGAGGACGCCATCGACTACGTCAACGGCCGCGACCGGCCGCTGGCCCTCTACTGGTTTGGAACCGACGAGGCCGAGCGCGAGCGGGTGCTGGCGGCCACGACCAGCGGCGGAGCCACGGTCAACGACGTGATCTTCCATGTGGCGCAGGAAGACCTGCCGTTCGGCGGCGTCGGTCCGGCCGGCATGGGCGCCTATCACGGCCACGACGGCTTCCGCGAGTTCAGCCATCGCAAGGCGGTGTTCCACCAGCTGAAAAAGGACATCGGCCCGATGCTGGCCCTGCGCCCGCCGTACGGCGAAGGCATCCGCAAGTACCTGGCCGGCCAGATCAAGCGATAG
- a CDS encoding GGDEF domain-containing protein: protein MSDVETTLRGPEAYKIARRALDLMERHQIWPTALNFELWTHYVADPDGALAREITRLISMGEPITEMLSEELAAAYLPKARLNEQIRDAGDLLSKELESVSKAIQNAQKTNAAFGKTLAGVSKDLDAPTGVEGIKAVVSSLADATRRVAKENKALETRLAESTAEVDRLREHLEQVRRDATTDGLTNLANRKAFDEELERACAEADEAGTAICLAVLDIDHFKGFNDTWGHQTGDQVIRYVASVIGRVAALPRFAARYGGEEFAMIFPGEAAAVVGATLEEIRVEVSSRMLKRRSTNEDLGAITLSSGFAERRKGETGHSVMERADTALYASKRSGRNRVTAAETQAESANAA from the coding sequence ATGTCGGACGTCGAGACCACTCTGCGCGGGCCGGAAGCCTACAAGATCGCCCGTCGGGCCCTGGACCTGATGGAACGCCACCAGATCTGGCCGACCGCGCTGAACTTCGAACTCTGGACCCACTACGTGGCCGATCCCGACGGCGCTTTGGCGCGCGAGATCACCCGCCTGATCTCGATGGGCGAGCCCATCACCGAGATGCTGAGCGAGGAGCTCGCCGCGGCCTACCTGCCCAAGGCGCGCCTCAACGAACAGATCCGCGACGCCGGCGACCTGCTCTCCAAGGAGCTGGAGTCGGTCTCGAAGGCCATCCAGAACGCCCAGAAGACCAACGCCGCCTTCGGCAAGACCCTGGCCGGGGTCTCCAAGGACCTCGACGCCCCGACCGGCGTCGAAGGCATCAAGGCCGTGGTCTCCAGCCTTGCCGACGCCACCCGTCGCGTCGCCAAGGAGAACAAGGCGCTCGAAACTCGCCTGGCCGAATCCACCGCCGAGGTCGACCGCCTGCGCGAACACCTGGAACAGGTGCGCCGCGACGCCACGACCGACGGCCTGACGAACCTCGCCAACCGCAAGGCCTTCGACGAAGAGCTCGAGCGCGCCTGCGCCGAGGCCGACGAGGCCGGCACGGCCATCTGCCTGGCCGTGCTCGACATCGACCACTTCAAGGGCTTCAACGACACCTGGGGCCACCAGACCGGCGACCAGGTGATCCGTTACGTCGCCAGCGTCATCGGCCGCGTGGCCGCCCTGCCCCGCTTCGCCGCCCGCTACGGCGGCGAGGAGTTCGCGATGATCTTCCCGGGCGAGGCCGCCGCCGTCGTCGGCGCGACGCTGGAAGAGATCCGCGTCGAGGTCTCCTCGCGTATGCTCAAGCGCCGCTCGACCAACGAGGACCTGGGCGCCATCACCCTGTCGTCGGGCTTCGCCGAGCGCCGCAAGGGCGAGACCGGCCACTCGGTCATGGAACGCGCCGACACCGCGCTCTACGCCTCCAAGCGCAGCGGCCGCAATCGCGTCACCGCCGCCGAAACCCAGGCTGAATCGGCCAACGCGGCCTAA
- a CDS encoding SRPBCC family protein, translating into MLKIVAAVVVLAVAGLLVAAALRPPVFRVERSVLVNAPPEAVLAHVSDFKAWRAWSPYETLDSDLQRTYGGAPHGVGATYAWAGRKAGTGRMRVVSATGREIAIALDFEKPFKASNTAAFTAEPAGGSTRVTWTMSGPAPYVSRLMGVIFDMDKMIGRDFETGLSNLKSVVERS; encoded by the coding sequence ATGCTGAAGATCGTCGCCGCCGTCGTCGTCCTGGCCGTGGCCGGCCTGCTGGTCGCCGCCGCCCTTCGCCCGCCCGTCTTCCGGGTCGAGCGCTCGGTTCTGGTCAACGCGCCGCCCGAGGCGGTGCTGGCCCATGTGTCGGACTTCAAGGCGTGGCGCGCCTGGTCGCCCTACGAGACCCTCGACTCCGACCTCCAACGCACCTACGGCGGAGCCCCGCACGGGGTCGGCGCGACCTACGCCTGGGCCGGCAGGAAGGCCGGGACGGGCCGCATGCGCGTCGTCTCGGCGACGGGCCGCGAAATCGCCATTGCGCTGGACTTCGAAAAACCCTTCAAGGCCAGCAACACCGCCGCCTTCACCGCCGAGCCGGCCGGCGGCTCGACCCGCGTCACCTGGACGATGTCGGGACCCGCGCCCTACGTCTCGCGGCTGATGGGCGTGATCTTCGACATGGACAAGATGATCGGCCGCGATTTCGAGACGGGCCTGTCCAATCTGAAATCCGTCGTCGAGCGTAGCTAA
- a CDS encoding aa3-type cytochrome c oxidase subunit IV — protein MADFTPSQSDPELLVHERTYHAFSVFVRWSIVGVAVALAVLTLWFATPAGFVGGAIAGIVLGVAGYFAVIRHERRQPLDLWTEGR, from the coding sequence ATGGCCGATTTCACGCCCTCGCAATCGGATCCCGAACTGCTGGTGCACGAGCGCACCTATCACGCCTTCAGCGTCTTCGTGCGCTGGTCGATCGTCGGCGTCGCCGTCGCCCTGGCGGTGCTGACCCTGTGGTTCGCCACGCCGGCGGGCTTTGTCGGCGGAGCGATCGCCGGGATCGTGCTGGGCGTGGCCGGCTACTTCGCCGTCATCCGTCACGAACGGCGTCAGCCGCTGGACCTGTGGACCGAGGGCCGCTGA
- a CDS encoding glycosyltransferase family 61 protein, translated as MAPLAAFDVIDERQALPVRDVAMLRHAFLHGGVEGWAPLPEPEARAAPPHLVRDLTQAWPFASDTPPEIGEPAICHVRDVDWFPAYGVLAGPEGRVLRSAGGEALHRWPDLAPIAELMRRRAGVAIDRGVVFMPWGGGFNYGHFLLDAMPSMLAAVEQGFAGAAPVLAPRLKAWQRSLLAMAFPECEVREVSGQRVRLDQAVYATSMDHFLHAPNALVRRVAERVVAAVPEPSGARRRIYLSRRSQSMRVMVNEAALEAALESRGFTIVRPERLDAKAQVALMREAEVVVGASGAALANAMFLRPGGRVVEIQPANFTSSWVWAACRQVDVEWRGYVCPSPTDRREAPLLARARRGFRFAYRPPLDDLLEFIDAAL; from the coding sequence ATGGCTCCGCTCGCCGCCTTCGATGTCATCGACGAACGCCAGGCCCTACCTGTCAGGGACGTGGCGATGCTTCGCCACGCGTTCCTGCACGGCGGTGTGGAGGGATGGGCGCCCCTGCCGGAGCCAGAAGCGCGCGCCGCTCCTCCGCATCTGGTCCGGGACCTGACCCAGGCTTGGCCGTTCGCGTCCGACACGCCGCCGGAGATCGGCGAGCCGGCCATCTGCCACGTGCGCGACGTGGACTGGTTTCCCGCCTACGGCGTGCTGGCGGGGCCTGAAGGACGCGTCCTGCGATCAGCCGGCGGCGAGGCCCTGCATCGCTGGCCCGACCTGGCGCCCATCGCCGAGCTTATGCGGCGGCGGGCGGGCGTGGCCATCGACCGGGGCGTGGTTTTCATGCCGTGGGGCGGCGGGTTCAACTACGGACACTTCCTGCTCGACGCCATGCCTTCGATGCTGGCCGCGGTCGAGCAGGGGTTCGCGGGCGCCGCGCCGGTGCTCGCGCCGCGCCTCAAGGCCTGGCAGCGAAGCCTCCTGGCCATGGCCTTTCCCGAATGCGAGGTGAGGGAGGTGTCCGGCCAAAGGGTGCGTCTCGACCAGGCGGTCTACGCCACCAGCATGGATCATTTCCTGCACGCGCCGAACGCCCTGGTGCGCCGTGTGGCCGAACGGGTCGTGGCGGCCGTCCCGGAGCCTTCCGGCGCGCGGCGGCGGATCTACCTGTCGCGCAGAAGCCAGTCCATGCGGGTCATGGTCAACGAGGCCGCGCTGGAAGCGGCCTTGGAAAGCAGAGGGTTCACGATCGTGCGTCCCGAGCGGCTGGACGCGAAGGCTCAGGTGGCGCTGATGCGCGAGGCGGAGGTCGTCGTGGGCGCCTCGGGCGCGGCCCTGGCCAACGCCATGTTCCTGCGGCCGGGGGGCAGGGTGGTCGAGATACAGCCGGCCAACTTCACGAGCAGCTGGGTGTGGGCGGCCTGTCGCCAGGTCGACGTCGAATGGCGCGGCTATGTCTGTCCCTCGCCGACCGATCGGCGGGAGGCGCCCTTGCTGGCGCGGGCTCGTCGCGGCTTCCGCTTCGCCTATCGACCGCCGCTCGACGACCTACTGGAGTTCATCGACGCGGCTCTCTGA
- a CDS encoding DEAD/DEAH box helicase produces the protein MTEFSDLGLSPTTLQAVADTGYTTATPIQAQAIPVALAGQDVLGIAQTGTGKTAAFTLPLIDKLASGRAKARMPRALVIAPTRELADQVASSFEKYAKGTKLSWALLIGGVSFGDQEKKLDRGVDVLIATPGRLLDHFERGKLLMTGVQFLVVDEADRMLDMGFIPDIERIFKLTPPKKQTLFFSATMPPEITRLTKQFLRDPVRIEVAKPATTNANITQLLVKVPSSDPKAKRLALRTIVEKAAPETGIVFCNRKTEVDIVAKSLKVHGFDAAAIHGDLDQSQRMKTLADFRSGALKILVASDVAARGLDIPAVSHVFNYDVPHHADDYVHRIGRTGRAGRSGVAYMLVTPADDKGFDKVVKLIGSTPDEEVIDVDYTNAVTVPREGDRRRGRGERPGRERGERGERSERGGRGRRERAEAAPEAEVVETVAVEAAPEAPVERAERPERERKPRRERSRDRAAAQTVETAPVEEAAPAARPSRERPPMPVRGVQPVRAREDDDDRRVVGFGNDIPAFLLRAPPKLAKVED, from the coding sequence ATGACCGAATTTTCTGACCTCGGGCTTTCGCCCACGACCCTTCAAGCGGTCGCCGACACCGGCTACACGACCGCCACGCCGATCCAGGCCCAGGCGATCCCCGTCGCCCTCGCCGGCCAGGACGTCCTGGGCATCGCCCAGACCGGCACCGGCAAGACCGCCGCCTTCACCCTGCCCCTGATCGACAAGCTCGCCTCGGGCCGAGCCAAGGCCCGCATGCCGCGCGCCCTGGTCATCGCCCCGACCCGCGAACTGGCCGACCAGGTCGCCTCCAGCTTCGAGAAGTACGCCAAGGGCACCAAGCTCTCGTGGGCGCTGCTGATCGGCGGCGTCTCGTTCGGCGACCAGGAAAAGAAGCTCGACCGCGGCGTCGACGTGCTGATCGCCACCCCGGGCCGCCTGCTCGATCACTTCGAGCGCGGCAAGCTGCTGATGACCGGCGTGCAGTTCCTGGTCGTCGACGAAGCCGACCGCATGCTCGACATGGGCTTCATCCCCGACATCGAGCGCATCTTCAAGCTGACCCCGCCCAAGAAGCAGACGCTGTTCTTCTCGGCGACCATGCCGCCGGAAATCACGCGCCTGACCAAGCAGTTCCTGCGCGATCCGGTCCGTATCGAAGTGGCCAAGCCGGCCACCACCAACGCCAACATCACCCAGCTGCTGGTCAAGGTCCCCTCCTCCGACCCCAAGGCCAAGCGCCTGGCCCTGCGCACCATCGTCGAGAAGGCCGCGCCGGAAACCGGCATCGTCTTCTGCAACCGCAAGACCGAAGTCGACATCGTCGCCAAGTCGCTGAAGGTGCACGGCTTCGACGCCGCCGCCATCCACGGCGACCTCGACCAGAGCCAGCGCATGAAGACCCTGGCGGACTTCCGCTCGGGCGCGCTGAAGATCCTGGTGGCCTCCGACGTCGCCGCTCGCGGCCTCGACATCCCGGCCGTCAGCCACGTCTTCAACTACGACGTCCCGCACCACGCCGACGACTACGTCCACCGCATCGGCCGCACCGGCCGCGCCGGCCGCTCGGGCGTGGCCTACATGCTGGTCACCCCGGCCGACGACAAGGGCTTCGACAAGGTCGTCAAGCTGATCGGCTCGACGCCCGACGAGGAAGTGATCGACGTCGACTACACCAACGCCGTCACCGTGCCGCGCGAAGGCGACCGCCGCCGCGGCCGCGGCGAGCGTCCGGGCCGTGAACGCGGCGAGCGTGGTGAACGCAGCGAGCGCGGCGGCCGTGGTCGTCGCGAGCGCGCCGAAGCCGCTCCGGAAGCTGAAGTCGTCGAGACCGTCGCCGTCGAGGCCGCGCCCGAGGCTCCCGTCGAACGCGCCGAGCGTCCGGAGCGTGAACGCAAGCCGCGCCGCGAGCGTTCGCGCGACCGCGCCGCCGCCCAGACCGTCGAAACCGCTCCGGTCGAGGAAGCCGCCCCGGCCGCCCGTCCCTCGCGCGAGCGTCCGCCGATGCCGGTCCGCGGCGTCCAGCCGGTGCGCGCCCGTGAGGACGACGACGACCGCCGCGTGGTCGGCTTCGGCAACGACATCCCCGCCTTCCTGCTTCGCGCTCCGCCGAAGCTGGCCAAGGTCGAGGACTGA
- a CDS encoding plasmid stabilization protein, whose product MARFLLLKFEPASSPRVSPVHVERKENAMPRTTGGGGDKSKYTDKQERKAEHIAEGYEARGVPEKEAERRAWATVNKDDGGGKQPGGSGRGKHTGHPAAHKGGEKGGKASASRSAAERSASARKAAATRKRNAEQHAHH is encoded by the coding sequence ATGGCCCGTTTCCTTCTGCTGAAGTTCGAACCCGCCTCCTCGCCGCGGGTTTCTCCTGTCCACGTCGAGCGGAAGGAGAACGCCATGCCCAGGACGACCGGCGGCGGCGGCGACAAGAGCAAGTATACCGACAAGCAGGAACGCAAGGCCGAGCACATCGCCGAGGGCTACGAGGCGCGCGGCGTTCCGGAGAAAGAGGCCGAGCGGCGCGCCTGGGCCACCGTCAACAAGGACGACGGCGGCGGCAAGCAGCCCGGCGGCTCGGGACGCGGCAAGCACACCGGCCACCCCGCCGCGCACAAGGGCGGCGAGAAAGGCGGCAAAGCCTCGGCCAGCCGCAGCGCCGCGGAGCGCTCGGCCTCGGCCAGGAAAGCTGCGGCCACGCGCAAGCGCAACGCCGAGCAGCATGCGCATCACTAG
- a CDS encoding enoyl-CoA hydratase/isomerase, with protein sequence MAYEKIRLEPQDGVAVVTLSDPATLNAASPEVARELAQAFGAVAAGQVEARAVILTGEGRGFCSGANLSAGATAGRPMDPDGKPDAGAALESVYNPLMTLLRDFPLPIVTAVNGPAAGIGCSLALIGDIVVAADSAYFLQAFRRIGLVPDGGSTYLLPRLVGKARAMEMMLLGDKIPAATALDWGLINRCVPDADLMPTALDLARTLAEGPASLSAIRRLVWDSLDADWVGQLHAERHAQRACGKTEDFIEGVSAFLQKRPAAFKGR encoded by the coding sequence ATGGCTTACGAGAAGATCCGGCTGGAACCGCAGGACGGCGTGGCCGTCGTCACCCTGTCCGATCCGGCCACCCTGAACGCCGCCAGCCCCGAGGTCGCCCGCGAGTTGGCCCAGGCGTTCGGCGCGGTCGCCGCCGGCCAGGTCGAGGCCCGGGCCGTGATCCTCACGGGCGAAGGTCGAGGCTTCTGCTCGGGCGCCAACCTCTCGGCCGGCGCCACGGCCGGCCGCCCCATGGATCCCGACGGCAAGCCCGACGCCGGCGCGGCGCTGGAAAGCGTCTACAATCCGCTGATGACGCTGCTGCGCGACTTCCCGCTGCCGATCGTCACCGCCGTCAACGGCCCGGCCGCCGGGATCGGCTGCTCGCTGGCCCTGATCGGCGACATCGTCGTGGCCGCCGACAGCGCCTACTTCCTGCAGGCCTTCCGCCGCATCGGCCTCGTGCCCGACGGCGGCTCGACCTATCTGCTGCCGCGCCTGGTGGGCAAGGCCCGGGCCATGGAGATGATGCTGCTGGGCGACAAGATCCCGGCCGCCACGGCCCTGGACTGGGGCCTGATCAACCGCTGCGTCCCCGACGCCGATCTGATGCCGACGGCCCTGGACCTGGCCCGCACGCTCGCCGAGGGGCCCGCCTCTTTGAGCGCCATCCGTCGCCTGGTCTGGGACAGCCTGGACGCCGACTGGGTCGGCCAACTGCACGCCGAGCGCCACGCCCAGCGCGCCTGCGGCAAGACCGAGGACTTCATCGAGGGCGTCAGCGCCTTCCTGCAAAAGCGTCCAGCGGCCTTCAAGGGCCGCTGA
- a CDS encoding RNA polymerase sigma factor, which yields MTDPDWIDAALVSARPRAMAALLRYFRDLDTAEEAYQDACLRALKSWPEKGPPRDPTAWLILVGRNSGVDAGRRKSRQTALPSDEILTDMAAGLDDAETALAERLDGADYRDDILRLLFVCCHPDLPATQQIALALRIVSGLSVRQIARAFLVGESAMEQRITRAKARVAKGDTPFEAPSPTERAERLLTVMAMVYLVFNEGYSAGGVEADARRPLCHEALRLSRLLLRLFPAEPEVMGLTALMLLQHARTPARLDADGLIVLLDEQDRGLWDKAMIAEGLTLIDKAMRHRQPGPYQAQAAIAALHARAARPEDTDWAQIDHLYAALERMTPSPVVTLNRAVAVSKVAGPQAALDMIAPLEERLAGYFHFHGLKGALNLQLGRDEAAREAFQQAIALAGGAAEAAHIRQHLDRLQADGEKNRAALSGR from the coding sequence GTGACCGACCCCGACTGGATCGACGCCGCGCTGGTTTCAGCGCGCCCGCGGGCCATGGCGGCGCTGCTGCGCTATTTCCGTGACCTCGACACGGCCGAGGAAGCCTATCAGGACGCCTGCCTGCGGGCGCTGAAGTCATGGCCCGAGAAAGGCCCGCCGCGTGATCCGACCGCCTGGCTGATCCTGGTGGGCCGCAACAGCGGCGTCGACGCCGGCCGCCGGAAAAGCCGCCAGACCGCCCTGCCGTCCGACGAGATCCTGACCGACATGGCGGCCGGTCTGGACGACGCCGAGACCGCTCTGGCCGAGCGCCTGGACGGCGCCGACTATCGCGACGATATCCTGCGGCTGTTGTTCGTCTGCTGCCATCCGGACCTGCCGGCCACCCAGCAGATCGCCCTTGCCCTGCGCATCGTCTCGGGCCTTTCGGTGCGCCAGATCGCCCGCGCCTTCCTGGTCGGCGAAAGCGCCATGGAGCAGCGGATCACCCGCGCCAAGGCCCGCGTGGCCAAGGGCGACACGCCGTTCGAGGCGCCCAGCCCCACCGAGCGCGCCGAACGACTGCTGACCGTGATGGCCATGGTCTATCTGGTGTTCAACGAGGGCTATTCGGCCGGCGGCGTCGAGGCCGACGCGCGGCGTCCGCTGTGCCACGAGGCGCTGAGGCTCTCGCGGCTGCTGCTGCGGCTGTTTCCCGCCGAACCGGAGGTCATGGGCCTGACGGCGCTGATGCTCCTGCAGCACGCCCGCACCCCGGCGCGGCTGGACGCCGACGGCCTGATCGTGCTGCTCGACGAGCAGGATCGCGGCCTCTGGGACAAGGCGATGATCGCAGAAGGCCTGACCCTGATCGACAAGGCCATGCGCCATCGCCAGCCGGGTCCCTACCAGGCGCAGGCCGCCATCGCCGCCCTGCACGCCCGGGCCGCGCGCCCCGAAGACACCGACTGGGCCCAGATCGACCACCTCTACGCGGCGCTGGAGCGCATGACCCCCTCCCCGGTCGTCACTCTCAACCGCGCCGTCGCGGTCTCGAAGGTCGCGGGCCCGCAGGCCGCGCTCGACATGATCGCGCCGCTGGAGGAGCGGCTGGCCGGCTACTTCCACTTTCATGGCCTGAAGGGCGCGCTGAACCTCCAGCTGGGCCGCGACGAGGCCGCGCGCGAGGCGTTCCAGCAGGCCATAGCCCTGGCCGGCGGCGCCGCGGAGGCCGCCCATATCCGCCAGCATCTCGACCGGCTGCAGGCCGACGGCGAGAAAAATCGCGCGGCGTTGTCGGGACGCTGA
- a CDS encoding OmpH family outer membrane protein, producing MICRLLVTGGVLAAVSLTSPAFAQQPASQPLGGPAIPGVCLLSREAVFANAAAGKAASARLTELARKAQAEVDAERAPIEAELRVLEGQPDGPARRQKAEALNARWLPLQQKAAVISREIDATRAKAMERIANEAQPVVAQAYTARKCGLLLDRASALGGNFANDLTADVVKGLDQRMSTITFDRERLPQQAGPAPTPAAAAVR from the coding sequence ATGATCTGCCGTCTGCTCGTCACCGGTGGCGTTCTCGCCGCCGTCTCGCTCACCTCGCCGGCCTTCGCCCAGCAGCCGGCCTCCCAGCCGCTCGGCGGACCGGCCATCCCCGGCGTCTGCCTGCTGTCGCGCGAGGCGGTGTTCGCCAACGCCGCCGCCGGCAAGGCCGCCTCGGCGCGCCTGACCGAGCTGGCCCGCAAGGCCCAGGCCGAGGTCGACGCCGAGCGCGCGCCGATCGAAGCCGAACTGCGGGTGCTGGAAGGCCAGCCCGACGGCCCGGCCCGCCGCCAGAAGGCCGAGGCCCTCAACGCCCGCTGGCTGCCGCTGCAGCAGAAGGCCGCCGTGATCAGCCGCGAGATCGACGCCACCCGGGCCAAGGCCATGGAGCGCATCGCCAACGAGGCCCAGCCGGTCGTCGCCCAGGCCTACACGGCCAGGAAGTGCGGCCTGCTGCTCGATCGGGCCTCGGCCCTGGGCGGCAACTTCGCCAACGACCTGACCGCCGACGTGGTCAAGGGGCTGGACCAGCGGATGTCGACCATCACCTTCGACCGCGAGCGACTGCCGCAGCAGGCGGGCCCCGCGCCGACGCCCGCCGCCGCGGCCGTTCGCTAG
- a CDS encoding YciI family protein, translating to MLYAILCYHMEDVVGAWSPAHDEAVMARLGAVRDDLAGQGRLSLSARLLPTTTAVTLRKDREPPLLVDGPFAETKEQLLGFYLVDCTDLGDVVAATRELAAANPGGCYEIRPVADAWKSNAVHGAGA from the coding sequence ATGCTGTACGCCATTCTCTGCTATCACATGGAAGACGTCGTCGGGGCATGGAGCCCGGCGCATGACGAGGCCGTGATGGCGCGACTTGGCGCGGTGCGCGACGATCTGGCCGGTCAAGGCCGCCTGAGCCTTTCGGCGCGACTTCTGCCGACCACGACGGCCGTGACGCTGCGCAAGGATCGCGAGCCGCCGCTGCTGGTCGACGGGCCCTTCGCCGAGACCAAGGAACAGCTGCTGGGATTCTATCTGGTCGATTGCACAGACCTGGGCGACGTCGTCGCGGCCACGCGTGAGCTCGCGGCCGCAAACCCCGGCGGCTGCTACGAAATCCGCCCCGTCGCCGACGCCTGGAAATCGAACGCCGTTCACGGAGCGGGCGCGTGA